A single genomic interval of Oryza sativa Japonica Group chromosome 7, ASM3414082v1 harbors:
- the LOC4343701 gene encoding hypothetical protein At1g04090, with protein MRRSKWCLPCFPMASTAALPIETAFSLPAPLPSWPSSVSDGGFAKGSIDLGGLEVRQVTTFAKVWSTGQDGGGATFFRPEQVPAGFSALGHYAQRNDRPLFGHVLVARDVSGGGLLAPPLDYAPVWSSQDDAAHFWLPTPPDGYRAIGVAVTASPDKPPRDEVACVRADFTDACEAEATVWDKDGFSAVALRPAVRGVDARGVHAGTFVLARSDATAASASALACLKNNGAAYTSCMPDLAQVNALLAAYAPQLFLHPDEPYLPSSVTWFFQNGALLYQKGSQTPTPVAADGSNLPQGGGNDGGYWLDLPVDNFQRERVKKGDLAGAKVYVQAKPMLGATATDLAVWFFYPFNGPARAKVGPLTIPLGKIGEHVGDWEHVTLRVSNFSGELLRMYFSQHSAGAWVDAPQLEYLDGGNRPSAYSSLHGHALYPRAGLVLQGDARLGVGIRNDCDRGSRLDTGGAGRCEVVSAEYLGGGGGGVAEPTWLLFDREWGPREEYDIGREINRVAKLLPRSTRERLRKLVESVFVGEGPTGPRMKGSWRNDEREAK; from the exons ATGCGAAGGAGCAAGTGGTGTTTGCCTTGTTTTCCCATGGCCAGCACGGCGGCGCTGCCCATCGAGACGGCGTTCTCTCTTCCGGCTCCGTTGCCGTCGTGGCCGTCGTCAG TTTCAGATGGAGGATTTGCAAAGGGTAGCATTGACCTTGGTGGTCTAGAGGTGCGCCAAGTCACCACGTTTGCCAAGGTCTGGTCCACCGgccaagacggcggcggcgccaccttcTTCAGGCCGGAGCAGGTCCCCGCCGGCTTCAGCGCCCTCGGCCACTACGCGCAGCGCAACGACCGGCCGCTCTTCGGCCACGTCCTCGTCGCCCGCGACGTCTCCGGCGGCGGGCTCCTTGCCCCGCCGCTGGACTACGCGCCCGTCTGGTCCAGCCAGGACGACGCCGCCCACTTCTGGCTCCCCACGCCTCCCGATGGCTACAGGGCGATCGGCGTCGCGGTCACGGCCTCGCCGGACAAGCCGCCGCGCGACGAGGTCGCGTGCGTCCGCGCCGACTTCACCGACGCGTgcgaggcggaggcgacggTGTGGGACAAGGACGGGTTCAGCGCCGTCGCCCTGAGGCCGGCGGTTCGCGGCGTGGACGCCCGCGGCGTGCACGCCGGCACGTTCGTCCTCGCCAggagcgacgcgacggcggcgagcgcgtcggCGCTGGCGTGCCTCAAGAACAACGGCGCGGCGTACACGTCCTGCATGCCCGACCTCGCCCAGGTGAacgcgctcctcgccgcctACGCGCCGCAGCTGTTCCTCCACCCCGACGAGCCCTACCTGCCGTCGTCGGTGACGTGGTTCTTCCAGAACGGCGCGCTGCTGTACCAGAAGGGTAGCCAGACCCcgacgccggtcgccgccgacgggtCGAACCTCCCGCagggcggcggcaacgacggcgggtACTGGCTCGACCTGCCGGTGGACAACTTCCAGAGGGAGCGGGTCAAGAagggcgacctcgccggcgcgaAGGTGTACGTGCAGGCGAAGCCGATGCTgggcgcgacggcgaccgacctcGCCGTGTGGTTCTTCTACCCGTTCAACGGCCCGGCGAGGGCGAAGGTGGGGCCCCTCACCATCCCGCTCGGCAAGATCGGCGAGCACGTCGGCGACTGGGAGCACGTGACCCTCCGCGTGAGCAacttctccggcgagctcctccgcaTGTACTTCTCGCAGCACAGCGCGGGCGCGTGGGTGGACGCGCCGCAGCTCGAGTACCTCGACGGCGGGAACCGGCCGTCGGCGTACTCGTCGCTGCACGGGCACGCGCTGTACCCGAGGGCAGGGCTGGTGCTGCAGGGCGACGCGAGGCTGGGCGTCGGGATACGCAACGACTGCGACAGGGGGAGCAGGCTGGacaccggcggcgccgggcggtGCGAGGTGGTGTCGGCGGAgtacctcggcggcggcggcggcggcgtggccgagCCGACGTGGCTGCTGTTCGACCGGGAGTGGGGGCCGAGGGAGGAGTACGACATCGGCCGCGAGATCAACCGCGTGGCGAAGCTGCTGCCGCGGTCGACGAGGGAGCGGCTGCGGAAGCTCGTCGAGAGCGTCTTCGTCGGCGAGGGCCCGACGGGGCCGAGGATGAAGGGCAGCTGGAGAAACGACGAGAGGGAGGCCAAGTAA